Proteins from a genomic interval of Garra rufa chromosome 4, GarRuf1.0, whole genome shotgun sequence:
- the mgst1.1 gene encoding microsomal glutathione S-transferase 1.1 has translation MAEVVHMIDSDVFLAFSTYATIVVLKMMLMSLMTAYFRMTKQAFSNLEDTNLVKATEDRKKFVRVDPDVERVRRCHLNDLENIIPFVVIGLLYALTGPDLSMALLHFRVFVGSRFVHTVAYVMAVPQPTRALAFGIGLFTTFSMAYRVLTTALFL, from the exons ATGGCAGAAGTTGTGCACATGATTGACAGCGATGTTTTCCTGGCCTTCTCCACATATGCAACAATAGTCGTCCTCAAAATGATGCTTATGAGCCTCATGACCGCATACTTTCGGATGACAAAACAG GCTTTTTCAAACCTTGAGGACACCAATTTGGTGAAGGCCACAGAAGACAGAAAGAAGTTTGTCAGGGTTGATCCGGATGTGGAAAGAGTGCGACG GTGCCATTTGAATGACCTGGAAAACATTATTCCCTTTGTGGTGATCGGTCTTCTGTATGCACTCACGGGGCCGGATCTCTCCATGGCTCTGTTGCACTTCCGGGTGTTTGTGGGGTCACGTTTCGTCCACACGGTGGCCTATGTGATGGCTGTGCCCCAGCCTACCAGAGCTCTGGCCTTTGGGATAGGGTTGTTCACAACTTTTTCTATGGCTTACCGGGTGCTCACCACAGCACTTTTTCTCTGA